A genomic segment from Acyrthosiphon pisum isolate AL4f chromosome A3, pea_aphid_22Mar2018_4r6ur, whole genome shotgun sequence encodes:
- the LOC100167194 gene encoding anaphase-promoting complex subunit 4 isoform X2, whose translation MTTMYGNGMKQLEERHVPTKVLKMEWSNKMDLLAIAKEHGEVSLHRLTWQRVWSLAAPKDKTLVTAMAWRPDGKQLAVAYDSCDLLLVDVENKDIAFSKTTESKVTSLVWVQQEKPQKKDTIDSVLIKMNGLDYLPKLQSLVLRDTPEEENKIPKVQDTLNLLLVGMANCEVQILALGIFLCGSIKLAEVFKKEGTVLNIHMPVDFSYLYVAIQYYYGSIEIVTIKLQECDTCWDDVYDLAFKHDQLLSSLDYLDQTMKNILETWEHVSLMEMELKLSSYCPEDPEMVSADLLELLIYGILTERMDQFLKRDLTDKGIKKIGLSIESSHTNVQKLVVKQLSEVTNQILFQLVEISGMSLKKYECLGLTEHSVKKALRSVNGFLMKCNEVQIVIEESLTRYKLFFKWLYGMMIKLNDENSANDSSLSNTSQQELNMLAEYINGMGETGAKAKDYKLDRVGQYFLDGDLECPYDTRSQWWSLLQENPCLEENELIVAASRTHSLTQQFAVLKADLMDIFAQRKTFFDKTFVMYDNVPLEEPSGLSHGHTRVNMVDLPNHKLLVCCVRELHAHDFGFYELMAYSDTREVTQRSTTVFYSCDGIKQNVHDVQFYSPDYVSVLTETLDRASNRFSLFVQLSTSCVRSHCSTDGLTTCRIGQPSAGNSSSSESCHTLSDYTCRVVENMAASSFAVSGTRKVAVLLSQSRHKVRLFEMEVDDEEDEDDDSAMDVTRDSNLADETA comes from the exons ATGACTACCATGTACGGAAACGGTATGAAACAATTAGAAGAGCGGCATGTGCCCACTAAG GTCTTGAAAATGGAATGGTCGAACAAAATGGATCTGTTAGCCATAGCCAAGGAACATG GCGAGGTGTCTTTGCATCGTCTTACATGGCAACGAGTCTGGTCCTTAGCCGCCCCAAAAGATAAGACATTGGTGACTGCAATGGCTTGGAGACCCGATGGAAAACAGCTGGCTGTTGCGTATGATTCAT gtgatttattgtTAGTGGATGTGGAAAATAAAGACATCGCCTTCAGCAAAACTACTGAGAGTAAAGTTACTTCTTTGGTGTGGGTACAGCAAGAAAAACCTCAGAAGAAAGACACCATAGATTCTGTACTGATTAAG ATGAATGGTCTTGATTATCTCCCAAAACTCCAAAGCTTGGTCCTTCGCGATACACCTGAAGAGGAGAACAAGATACCAAAAGTTCAAGACACATTGAATTTATTGTTAGTTGGCATGGCCAATTGTGAAGTACAAATATTAGCATTAGGTATATTCTTGTGCGGATCCATTAAATTAGCCGAGGTGTTTAAAAAAGAAGGCACAGTGTTAAACATACACATGCCAgtagattttagttatttatatgtgGCTATTCAATATTACTATGGTAGTATAGAAATAGTGACAATTAAATTACAAGAGTGCGACACATGCTGGGATGACGTTTATGATTTGGCATTCAAACACGATCAGTTGCTGTCGTCATTAGATTATTTAGATCAAACGATGAAAAACATACTGGAAACGTGGGAGCATGTATCGTTAATGGAAATGGAACTGAAACTGAGCTCTTATTGTCCAGAAGACCCGGAAATGGTGTCTGCTGATCTATTGGAACTGCTAATCTATGGTATATTAACGGAACGAATGGACCAGTTCCTAAAAAGAGATTTGACTGATAAAGGCATCAAAAAAATCGGCCTGTCAATCGAGTCAAGTCACACCAATGTTCAGAAACTAGTGGTGAAACAACTGTCGGAGGTGACCAACCAGATTCTGTTCCAGCTGGTGGAGATATCTGGAATGTCGCTGAAAAAGTACGAATGTCTGGGACTGACAGAACACAGCGTGAAGAAAGCTCTACGGTCGGTCAACGGGTTCCTGATGAAGTGCAACGAGGTGCAAATTGTCATCGAAGAGTCGCTGACCCGGTACAAACTGTTCTTCAAGTGGCTATACGGTATGATGATCAAGCTGAACGATGAAAACTCTGCCAACGACTCGTCGCTGTCGAACACGTCGCAACAGGAACTAAACATGCTGGCCGAGTACATAAACGGGATGGGAGAGACCGGGGCCAAGGCCAAAGACTACAAACTGGACCGGGTGGGCCAATACTTCCTGGACGGTGACCTGGAGTGCCCGTACGATACGCGCAGCCAGTGGTGGTCACTGCTCCAGGAAAACCCGTGCCTGGAAGAGAACGAACTGATCGTGGCAGCGTCTCGGACCCATTCACTGACACAACAGTTCGCCGTGCTCAAGGCCGACCTGATGGACATATTCGCGCAGCGCAAGACGTTCTTTGACAAGACGTTCGTCATGTACGACAACGTTCCTCTGGAGGAGCCGTCGGGGCTGTCGCACGGTCACACTCGCGTGAACATGGTGGACCTGCCCAATCACAAGCTGCTGGTGTGCTGTGTTCGGGAACTCCACGCACACGACTTTGGGTTCTACGAGCTGATGGCGTACAGCGACACACGAGAGGTGACGCAGCGCAGCACCACCGTGTTCTACTCGTGCGATGGCATCAAGCAGAACGTGCACGACGTGCAGTTCTATTCGCCTGACTACGTGTCTGTGCTAACGGAGACGCTCGACCGGGCATCCAACCGGTTCTCGCTGTTCGTGCAACTGTCTACCAGCTGCGTGCGCAGCCACTGTTCGACGGACGGACTGACAACGTGTCGGATAGGGCAGCCGAGTGCTGGCAACAGCAGCAGTAGCGAAAGCTGTCACACGCTGAGCGATTACACGTGCCGAGTGGTGGAAAACATGGCAGCTTCGAGTTTCGCTGTCAGCGGCACCCGGAAAGTGGCTGTGCTGTTGTCGCAAAGCCGGCACAAGGTCCGGCTGTTTGAGATGGAAGTGGATGACGAAGAGGACGAGGATGACGACAGTGCGATGGACGTCACACGGGACTCCAACTTGGCGGACGAGACCGCGTGA
- the LOC100167194 gene encoding anaphase-promoting complex subunit 4 isoform X1, giving the protein MTTMYGNGMKQLEERHVPTKVLKMEWSNKMDLLAIAKEHGEVSLHRLTWQRVWSLAAPKDKTLVTAMAWRPDGKQLAVAYDSCDLLLVDVENKDIAFSKTTESKVTSLVWVQQEKPQKKDTIDSVLIKMNGLDYLPKLQSLVLRDTPEEENKIPKVQDTLNLLLVGMANCEVQILALGIFLCGSIKLAEVFKKEGTVLNIHMPVDFSYLYVAIQYYYGSIEIVTIKLQECDTCWDDVYDLAFKHDQLLSSLDYLDQTMKNILETWEHVSLMEMELKLSSYCPEDPEMVSADLLELLIYGILTERMDQFLKRDLTDKGIKKIGLSIESSHTNVQKLVVKQLSEVTNQILFQLVEISGMSLKKYECLGLTEHSVKKALRSVNGFLMKCNEVQIVIEESLTRYKLFFKWLYGMMIKLNDENSANDSSLSNTSQQELNMLAEYINGMGETGAKAKDYKLDRVGQYFLDGDLECPYDTRSQWWSLLQENPCLEENELIVAASRTHSLTQQFAVLKADLMDIFAQRKTFFDKTFVMYDNVPLEEPSGLSHGHTRVNMVDLPNHKLLVCCVRELHAHDFGFYELMAYSDTREVTQRSTTVFYSCDGIKQNVHDVQFYSPDYVSVLTETLDRASNRFSLFVQLSTSCVRSHCSTDGLTTCRIGQPSAGNSSSSESCHTLSDYTCRVVENMAASSFAVSGTRKVAVLLSQSRHKVRLFEMEVDDEEDEDDDSAMDVTRDSNLADETA; this is encoded by the exons ATGACTACCATGTACGGAAACGGTATGAAACAATTAGAAGAGCGGCATGTGCCCACTAAGGTCTTGAAAATGGAATGGTCGAACAAAATGGATCTGTTAGCCATAGCCAAGGAACATG GCGAGGTGTCTTTGCATCGTCTTACATGGCAACGAGTCTGGTCCTTAGCCGCCCCAAAAGATAAGACATTGGTGACTGCAATGGCTTGGAGACCCGATGGAAAACAGCTGGCTGTTGCGTATGATTCAT gtgatttattgtTAGTGGATGTGGAAAATAAAGACATCGCCTTCAGCAAAACTACTGAGAGTAAAGTTACTTCTTTGGTGTGGGTACAGCAAGAAAAACCTCAGAAGAAAGACACCATAGATTCTGTACTGATTAAG ATGAATGGTCTTGATTATCTCCCAAAACTCCAAAGCTTGGTCCTTCGCGATACACCTGAAGAGGAGAACAAGATACCAAAAGTTCAAGACACATTGAATTTATTGTTAGTTGGCATGGCCAATTGTGAAGTACAAATATTAGCATTAGGTATATTCTTGTGCGGATCCATTAAATTAGCCGAGGTGTTTAAAAAAGAAGGCACAGTGTTAAACATACACATGCCAgtagattttagttatttatatgtgGCTATTCAATATTACTATGGTAGTATAGAAATAGTGACAATTAAATTACAAGAGTGCGACACATGCTGGGATGACGTTTATGATTTGGCATTCAAACACGATCAGTTGCTGTCGTCATTAGATTATTTAGATCAAACGATGAAAAACATACTGGAAACGTGGGAGCATGTATCGTTAATGGAAATGGAACTGAAACTGAGCTCTTATTGTCCAGAAGACCCGGAAATGGTGTCTGCTGATCTATTGGAACTGCTAATCTATGGTATATTAACGGAACGAATGGACCAGTTCCTAAAAAGAGATTTGACTGATAAAGGCATCAAAAAAATCGGCCTGTCAATCGAGTCAAGTCACACCAATGTTCAGAAACTAGTGGTGAAACAACTGTCGGAGGTGACCAACCAGATTCTGTTCCAGCTGGTGGAGATATCTGGAATGTCGCTGAAAAAGTACGAATGTCTGGGACTGACAGAACACAGCGTGAAGAAAGCTCTACGGTCGGTCAACGGGTTCCTGATGAAGTGCAACGAGGTGCAAATTGTCATCGAAGAGTCGCTGACCCGGTACAAACTGTTCTTCAAGTGGCTATACGGTATGATGATCAAGCTGAACGATGAAAACTCTGCCAACGACTCGTCGCTGTCGAACACGTCGCAACAGGAACTAAACATGCTGGCCGAGTACATAAACGGGATGGGAGAGACCGGGGCCAAGGCCAAAGACTACAAACTGGACCGGGTGGGCCAATACTTCCTGGACGGTGACCTGGAGTGCCCGTACGATACGCGCAGCCAGTGGTGGTCACTGCTCCAGGAAAACCCGTGCCTGGAAGAGAACGAACTGATCGTGGCAGCGTCTCGGACCCATTCACTGACACAACAGTTCGCCGTGCTCAAGGCCGACCTGATGGACATATTCGCGCAGCGCAAGACGTTCTTTGACAAGACGTTCGTCATGTACGACAACGTTCCTCTGGAGGAGCCGTCGGGGCTGTCGCACGGTCACACTCGCGTGAACATGGTGGACCTGCCCAATCACAAGCTGCTGGTGTGCTGTGTTCGGGAACTCCACGCACACGACTTTGGGTTCTACGAGCTGATGGCGTACAGCGACACACGAGAGGTGACGCAGCGCAGCACCACCGTGTTCTACTCGTGCGATGGCATCAAGCAGAACGTGCACGACGTGCAGTTCTATTCGCCTGACTACGTGTCTGTGCTAACGGAGACGCTCGACCGGGCATCCAACCGGTTCTCGCTGTTCGTGCAACTGTCTACCAGCTGCGTGCGCAGCCACTGTTCGACGGACGGACTGACAACGTGTCGGATAGGGCAGCCGAGTGCTGGCAACAGCAGCAGTAGCGAAAGCTGTCACACGCTGAGCGATTACACGTGCCGAGTGGTGGAAAACATGGCAGCTTCGAGTTTCGCTGTCAGCGGCACCCGGAAAGTGGCTGTGCTGTTGTCGCAAAGCCGGCACAAGGTCCGGCTGTTTGAGATGGAAGTGGATGACGAAGAGGACGAGGATGACGACAGTGCGATGGACGTCACACGGGACTCCAACTTGGCGGACGAGACCGCGTGA
- the LOC100161721 gene encoding uncharacterized protein LOC100161721, with translation MLASKAVARLRTFFAVAALIVGRCAGRPASVGAGVPNHGGSDDNQKDLLPLQHTIIEVSPGETAVLQCPSNDEHHRFQFWWMKPDQIIGPGTAPNSDKFKYEVLTGTLYIKQVTAEESGIYTCVCKHLGNISLSARSVQLEIKKEWKDLWENDYTVNSIRLAAVLSVLVLLILLLYLFYLTAYKNSNRTLHFREDSDEDVSMDRQMYRKTNIMKENMFQHGIDNPTLEKEASQVKNNGETKA, from the exons ATGCTAGCGTCCAAAGCCGTGGCACGTCTGCGAACGTTTTTCGCGGTTGCCGCGTTGATCGTGGGCCGTTGCGCCGGCAGGCCAGCGTCTGTCGGAGCCGGAGTTCCGAACCACGGCGGCAGTGATGACAACCAGAAGGATCTGCTACCGCTCCAACACACCATCATCGAAGTGTCGCCGGGCGAAACGGCCGTGCTCCAGTGTCCCAGCAACGATGAACACCACAGGTTCCAGTTCTGGTGGATGAAACCCGACCAGATCATAGGGCCCGGTACGGCGCCCAACAGCGACAAGTTCAAATACGAAGTCCTCACCGGCACTCTTTACATCAAG CAAGTAACAGCTGAAGAAAGCGGGATCTACACGTGCGTGTGTAAACACCTCGGAAACATATCGCTGTCGGCAAGGTCGGTGCAGCTGGAAATAAAAAAGGAATGGAAAGACCTCTGGGAAAACGACTACACG GTCAACAGCATACGATTGGCGGCTGTCTTGAGCGTGTTGGTGTTGCTGATACTGTTGCTGTACTTGTTTTACCTAACGGCGTATAAGAATAGTAACAGAACGTTGCACTTCAGGG AAGATTCAGACGAAGACGTGTCGATGGACAGACAGATGTACAGAAAAACTAACATAATGAAAGAAAACATGTTTCAACACGGCATAGACAACCCGACGCTGGAAAAAGAAGCATCCCAAGTCAAAAATAACGGAGAGACGAAGGCGTAA